A stretch of Cynocephalus volans isolate mCynVol1 chromosome 9, mCynVol1.pri, whole genome shotgun sequence DNA encodes these proteins:
- the LOC134385580 gene encoding tripartite motif-containing protein 60-like, with amino-acid sequence MEFATALADLQEESSCPICLDYLKDPVTINCGHNFCHSCLSISWKDLDDTFPCPVCHFCCPHRNFRRNPQLCNLTEIAKLLQVRRSKRKRHEESAVCEKHNKFLTLFCVKDLEVLCTQCSLATKHQNHYICAIKKAACYHRKILEHSIEPLKHNMERVEKVITLQGSKLVELKKKVEYRREEINSEFEQIRLFLQNEQKAILRQIQEEELDILAKINENLVTFSDDVSTLKHLLREIEGKCVKSDLELLRHVKRIHHRYQNLKYPELSSFRLTKYGFSLPPQYSGLDKIIKPFQVDVILDLDTAHPQLMVSEDRKTVRYGRTKQTMCYNRRRFYVCPAILGSQRFTSGRHYWEVEVGNKPKWILGVCQDCLPRNWQNQPSVLGGFWAIGKYIESGYVASGPKRTQLLPGVRPSKIGIFLDYELGEVSFYNMNDRSVLYTFHDPFTDAIWPYFYIGTDTEPLKICSVSDYER; translated from the coding sequence ATGGAGTTTGCGACAGCCCTGGCAGACCTCCAAGAGGAGTCTAGCTGCCCCATCTGTCTGGACTACTTGAAAGACCCAGTGACTATCAACTGTGGGCACAACTTCTGTCACTCCTGCCTCAGTATATCCTGGAAGGATCTAGATGATACTTTTCCCTGTCCTGTCTGCCATTTTTGCTGTCCACACAGGAATTTCAGGAGAAACCCCCAGCTCTGTAATTTGACTGAAATTGCTAAGCTACTCCAGGTcagaagaagcaagaggaagaggcaTGAAGAGAGTGCTGTGTGTGAGAAGCACAATAAGTTTCTGACCCTTTTCTGTGTGAAGGACCTCGAGGTTTTATGTACACAGTGCAGTTTAGCCACTAAACACCAGAATCACTACATTTGCGCCATTAAGAAAGCTGCCTGTTATCACAGAAAAATTCTAGAACATAGCATTGAGCCCTTGAAGCATAATATGGAACGAGTTGAAAAAGTGATAACTCTACAGGGCAGCAAATTAGTAGAgctgaaaaagaaagtagaatataggagagaagaaataaattctgaattTGAGCAAATCAGACTCTTTTTACAGAATGAGCAAAAGGCTATTCTTAGGCAGATACAAGAAGAAGAGCTGGAcattttagcaaaaataaatgaaaaccttGTAACATTCTCAGATGATGTTTCCACATTAAAACATCTCCTAAGGGAGATAGAGGGCAAATGTGTGAAGTCAGACCTGGAATTACTCCGGCATGTTAAGCGTATCCACCACAGGTATCAAAATCTAAAATACCCTGAACTCTCTTCATTCAGGTTAACAAAATATGGTTTCAGTCTTCCACCACAATATTCTGGCTTGGACAAAATTATCAAGCCATTTCAAGTAGATGTGATTCTAGATCTTGACACAGCACATCCTCAACTTATGGTTTCTGAAGATAGAAAAACTGTGCGATATGGAAGAACGAAACAAACCATGTGTTATAACAGAAGGAGATTTTATGTCTGCCCTGCTATCTTGGGTTCTCAGAGATTTACTTCTGGCAGACATTACTGGGAGGTAGAAGTGGGAAACAAGCCTAAGTGGATATTGGGCGTGTGTCAAGACTGTCTTCCTAGGAACTGGCAGAATCAGCCATCAGTTCTCGGTGGATTCTGGGCAATTGGGAAATACATTGAAAGTGGTTATGTTGCATCAGGTCCTAAGAGAACCCAGCTTCTGCCAGGAGTGAGACCCAGCAAGATTGGCATTTTTCTGGACTATGAATTGGGTGAGGTTTCCTTCTATAATATGAATGATAGATCTGTTCTCTATACTTTTCATGATCCTTTTACAGATGCCATTTGGCCTTATTTCTATATTGGAACAGATACTGAACCTCTTAAAATCTGTTCAGTATCAGATTATGAAAGATAA